One Clavelina lepadiformis chromosome 1, kaClaLepa1.1, whole genome shotgun sequence genomic region harbors:
- the LOC143449402 gene encoding general transcription factor II-I repeat domain-containing protein 2-like, with translation MGDDIEKTLKDKEGLMFRFFAPALDETTDITNTAHTRGFVEPMNGTTPALDETTDITNTAHTRGFVEPMNGTTRAMVGSQKGLTTVVKKNDSSRSCCRCHYTIYQLNLCVKSLQLRYVMSTVRWMSRSDMLTSAYLLQSEIIQFMNMQGKPVAEVSEWLCDLVFMVDISKLNMKLQEPNQYNLQNNDTTHFPTLQEQKPSTTAEYARECEKISEAFIERFQDMKYKQMELDIFAALFNVTAAAVPSKFQHEIIELQYDDTLKGYGVTSGMERRFETKSLAASSSNETPCPSR, from the exons ATGGGAGATGATATTGAAAAAACACTGAAGGATAAGGAAGGTTTAATGTTTCGATTTTTTGCACCGGCCCTTGATGAGACTACCGACATAACAAATACAGCCCA TACAAGAGGATTTGTTGAACCCATGAATGGAACTACACCGGCCCTTGATGAGACTACCGACATAACAAATACAGCCCA TACAAGAGGATTTGTTGAACCCATGAATGGAACTACACGTG CCATGGTTGGTTCACAAAAAGGATTAACAACAGTTGTTAAAAAAAACGACTCGTCACGATCTTGCTGCAGATGCCATTACACTATCTACCAACTAAACTTGTGTGTAAAGTCACTTCAGCTCCGTTATGTCATGTCAACG GTTCGCTGGATGAGTCGCAGTGACATGCTAACCAGTGCTTATTTGCTACAGAGCGAAATCATTCAATTCATGAATATGCAGGGAAAACCTGTTGCTGAAGTCAGTGAATGGTTGTGTGATCTTGTATTTATGGTTGACATCAGTAAGCTCAATATGAAGTTGCAGGAACCTAACCAG TACAACCTTCAAAATAATGACACCACACATTTTCCCACCTTACAAGAACAAAAGCCTTCTACAACAGCTGAATATGCTCGTGAATGTGAAAAGATTTCGGAAGCATTCATTGAAAGATTCCAGGACATGAAATATAAGCAAATGGAGTTGGACATTTTTGCCGCTCTTTTCAATGTGACTGCAGCTGCCGTTCCTAGTAAGTTTCAACATGAAATAATTGAGCTTCAGTATGATGATACATTGAAAG GCTACGGAGTAACAAGTGGCATG gaacgacgttttgagaccaagtcTCTTGCAGCTTCATCTTCAAACGAAACACCCTGCCCATCAAGATAA